In the Drosophila takahashii strain IR98-3 E-12201 chromosome 3R, DtakHiC1v2, whole genome shotgun sequence genome, one interval contains:
- the alphaTub85E gene encoding tubulin alpha-2 chain, whose protein sequence is MRECISVHIGQAGVQIGNACWELYCLEHGIQPDGHMPSDKTVGGGDDSFSTFFSETGAGKHVPRAVFVDLEPTVVDEVRTGTYRQLFHPEQLITGKEDAANNYARGHYTIGKEIVDVVLDRIRKLADQCTGLQGFLVFHSFGGGTGSGFTSLLMERLSVDYGKKSKLEFSIYPAPQVSTAVVEPYNSILTTHTTLEHSDCAFMVDNEAIYDICRRNLDIERPTYLNLNRLIGQIVSSITASLRFDGALNVDLTEFQTNLVPYPRIHFPLATYAPVISVEKAYHEQLTVAEITNACFEPANQMVKCDPRRGKYMACCMLYRGDVVPKDVNAAIATIKTKRSIQFVDWCPTGFKVGINYQPPTVVPGGDLAKVQRAVCMLSNTTAIAEAWARLDHKFDLMYAKRAFVHWYVGEGMEEGEFAEAREDLAALEKDYEEVGIDSTTELGEDEEY, encoded by the exons ATG AGGGAATGTATTTCTGTACACATTGGACAAGCTGGCGTCCAGATCGGTAATGCCTGCTGGGAGCTTTACTGCCTGGAGCACGGCATCCAGCCCGATGGCCATATGCCCTCCGATAAAACCGTGGGCGGCGGCGATGACTCCTTCAGCACCTTCTTCAGCGAGACAGGAGCTGGCAAGCATGTGCCCCGCGCCGTGTTCGTGGATCTGGAGCCCACTGTGGTGGACGAGGTCCGCACCGGAACCTATCGCCAGCTGTTCCACCCGGAGCAACTGATCACCGGCAAGGAGGATGCCGCCAACAACTACGCCCGAGGCCACTACACCATCGGCAAGGAGATTGTCGACGTGGTTCTGGACAGGATTCGCAAGCTGGCGGATCAGTGCACGGGACTACAGGGATTCCTGGTCTTCCACTCATTCGGTGGAGGTACTGGCTCCGGTTTCACCTCGCTGCTGATGGAGCGCCTTTCCGTCGACTATGGAAAGAAATCGAAGCTCGAGTTCTCGATTTACCCGGCCCCACAA GTCTCCACAGCTGTCGTCGAGCCGTACAATTCGATCTTAACCACCCACACGACGCTGGAGCACTCGGATTGTGCATTTATGGTCGACAACGAGGCGATCTACGACATCTGCCGCCGCAACTTGGATATCGAGCGACCCACCTACTTGAATCTCAATCGCCTAATTGGCCAGATAGTTTCCTCCATCACGGCCTCGTTGCGCTTCGATGGCGCCCTCAATGTGGATCTGACCGAGTTCCAGACCAATTTGGTGCCCTACCCACGCATCCATTTCCCGCTGGCGACATACGCGCCCGTCATTTCCGTGGAGAAGGCCTACCACGAGCAGCTGACCGTGGCCGAGATCACCAATGCCTGCTTCGAACCGGCCAACCAGATGGTCAAGTGTGATCCCCGGCGTGGCAAGTACATGGCCTGCTGCATGCTCTACCGCGGCGATGTGGTGCCCAAGGATGTGAACGCAGCGATTGCCACCATCAAGACGAAGCGCTCCATTCAGTTTGTCGACTGGTGTCCCACCGGCTTCAAGGTGGGCATCAACTACCAGCCACCCACCGTGGTGCCTGGCGGAGATCTGGCCAAGGTGCAGCGCGCCGTCTGCATGCTGTCCAACACCACGGCCATTGCCGAGGCCTGGGCCCGTCTGGACCACAAGTTCGATCTGATGTACGCCAAGAGGGCCTTCGTCCACTGGTACGTGGGCGAGGGCATGGAGGAGGGCGAGTTCGCCGAGGCCCGCGAGGATCTGGCCGCCCTCGAGAAGGACTACGAGGAGGTGGGCATCGACTCCACCACCGAGCTGGGAGAGGACGAGGAGTACTAA
- the FoxP gene encoding forkhead box protein P1 isoform X2, producing the protein MHRIHDDEYPEDVKDSDFKGSVQKEISVKSRHQISIPDICSDAVKNNCFPPTGFLNNSIAFASHVVKCSSPASSIDESSSTAQHESNPHMHIQGQHMMAPVPDLGFYNVPEFISEQEKLMFSDAERFLRSKDNEVCSNDFSYMHDEFAMRKYYHPLFAHGICRWPGCEMDLEDITSFVKHLNTEHGLDDRSTAQARVQMQVVSQLESHLQKERDRLQAMMHHLYLSKQLLSPTKIDRKDVPGRDGKFCRSPLTINSIGRPIRQTNSPSPLNLPTVNSTNLCSIKKRSHDKNSFSINGGLPYMLERAGLDVQQEIHRNREFYKNADVRPPFTYASLIRQSIIDSPDKQLTLNEIYNWFQNTFCYFRRNAATWKNAVRHNLSLHKCFMRVENVKGAVWTVDEIEFYKRRPQRTAGIGNNLAGATNSPDSNYFVAMNIGYVGLN; encoded by the exons ATGCATCGGATACATGATGACGAATATCCCGAAGATGTTAAGGATTCCGACTTTAAGGGATCAGTTCAGAAGGAAATATCGGTGAAGTCGCGTCATCAAATTTCCATACCAGATATTTGCTCAGATGCCGTTAAGAATAACTGTTTTCCGCCGACAGGCTTTCTGAATAACTCGATCGCCTTTGCCTCTCACGTAGTCAAGTGCAGTTCCCCGGCCTCGAGCATAGATGAATCCTCATCGACGGCTCAGCACGAATCCAATCCCCACATGCACATACAGGGTCAACATATGATGGCTCCCGTTCCCGATCTTGGGTTCTACAATGTTCCCGAGTTCATTTCGGAACAGGAAAAGCTCATGTTTTCCGATGCCGAAAGGTTTTTAAGGTCAAAAGATAATGAAGTGTGCAGCAATGACTTTAGCTATATGCATGACGAGTTCGCCATGCGCAAGTACTATCATCCTCTATTTGCACATGGCATATGCCGTTGGCCCGGTTGCGAAATGGATTTGGAAGATATCACATCATTTGTCAA ACATCTGAATACTGAGCACGGCTTGGATGATCGATCGACCGCTCAAGCTCGAGTTCAAATGCAAGTAGTCTCCCAGCTGGAATCCCACCTTCAAAAGGAACGAGATCGCTTGCAGGCCATGATGCATCACTTGTATTTATCTAAGCAACTTTTATCACCCACCAAAATAGACAGGAAG GACGTTCCCGGAAGAGATGGAAAGTTTTGCCGAAGTCCGCTCACAATAAATAGCATAGGTCGACCCATCCGCCAAACCAATTCTCCGAGCCCGCTTAATCTTCCAACGGTAAACTCCACCAACTTATGCTCCATCAAAAAAAGAAGCCACGACAAAAACTCATTTTCCATAAATGGTG GTTTACCCTATATGCTTGAAAGAGCAGGACTTGATGTACAGCAGG AGATTCATCGAAATAgagaattttacaaaaatgctGATGTACGACCGCCTTTTACTTATGCTTCCCTCATAAGAcag TCCATTATCGACTCCCCTGATAAGCAGCTAACCCTTAACGAAATTTATAATTGGTTCCAAAATACCTTTTGCTATTTCCGGCGTAACGCAGCTACGTGGAAG AACGCAGTTCGGCACAATCTGTCCCTTCATAAATGCTTTATGCGAGTTGAGAATGTGAAAGGAGCAGTTTGGACTGTTGACGAAATTGAGTTTTACAAAAGACGACCACAGCGAACTGCTGGCATTGGTAACAACTTAGCAGGTGCTACCAATTCGCCGGACTCTAACTATTTTGTAGCCATGAACATTGGGTATGTGGGTCTCAACTAG
- the LOC108062718 gene encoding uncharacterized protein, whose protein sequence is MSMSNLSIDGEFRYIIQWFKEWSELQRDDFVYVFVEYLARGSSASDVHVNGMVNSLANASVQDKPMSLFQCRIKLFREWSPKWPIEFKCQLQEKISEIDAKVGEKIINELRGPHSAHNGDVAVHLNANGASEEGGDSELEQLSSVAEVAEVAAPEAGEEPAAPEPDDNRLAAVLSQETPVDDDDVEESVGEVSNSQADVNGHYPAAAVTTIAVNTSPSPSPSVSPSPTPQPIVEPVEQVENSVTVTVASAEVPPVA, encoded by the exons ATGTCGATGAGCAATCTATCCATAGACGGCGAGTTCCGCTACATTATCCAGTGGTTCAAGGAGTGGAGCGAGCTGCAGCGCGACGACTTTGTCTACGTTTTTGTGGAGTACCTGGCCCGGGGCTCCAGTGCCAGCGATGTCCATGTGAATGGAATGGTCAACTCGCTGGCCAACGCATCAGTGCAGGATAAACCCATGAGCCTGTTCCAGTGCCGC ATTAAGCTGTTCCGTGAATGGAGCCCCAAGTGGCCGATCGAGTTTAAGTGCCAGCTGCAGGAGAAGATTAGCGAGATCGACGCGAAGGTGGGGGAGAAGATCATCAATGAGCTGCGGGGACCCCATTCCGCGCACAATGGCGACGTAGCCGtgcatttaaatgcaaatggagCGAGCGAAGAGGGCGGGGATTCCGAACTGGAGCAGCTATCATCGGTGGCAGAAGTGGCAGAGGTCGCAGCTCCCGAGGCGGGAGAAGAACCAGCAGCTCCCGAACCAGATGACAATCGCTTGGCGGCAGTCTTGAGCCAAGAGACGCCCGTCGATGACGACGACGTGGAAGAGTCGGTTGGGGAAGTTAGCAATAGCCAAGCCGATGTAAATGGCCATTATCCAGCGGCTGCAGTGACAACGATTGCGGTGAATAcgtctccatctccatcgccATCGGTATCCCCATCCCCGACTCCCCAGCCGATTGTCGAACCTGTAGAACAGGTCGAGAATAGCGTTACAGTCACCGTGGCCTCGGCAGAGGTTCCCCCGGTGGCTTAG
- the Pnn gene encoding pinin, producing MVNDAGLSTVDDLEKKLNSAKQSLVILNENIRRIAGRVPKDSQQRSEKFKYTHDGKKNDHNGERPFPRNGPGGVFKDKRRMYESKNPMPRFPIEENDGRPPRINSRVIREMPTKKEVVEAQGTDSESRARNRRMFGSLLGTLQKFCQEESRLKSKEDKKAEIDRKVEKQELQERALLRKQRETLYLDRKKKQFEIRRLEYKMARMRDFKAWEATMSYAKNHIRTKTKPHLFFRPKQHSARTEKLLSKSKSEADVFIECRREELEVELKNLESMNFGKIDDDNVMDESFYEEPDDEDPMDKTSLYGK from the exons ATGGTGAACGACGCTGGTCTATCGACTGTGGACGACTTGGAGAAAAAACTGAACTCGGCCAAGCAGTCGCTGGTGATCCTAAATGAAAACATTCGCCGCATTGCTGGTCGCGTCCCCAAAGATTCCCAGCAGAG ATCGGAGAAGTTCAAGTACACCCACGATGGCAAGAAGAACGACCACAACGGCGAGCGACCTTTTCCCCGGAACGGACCAGGTGGGGTCTTCAAAGACAAGCGACGGATGTACGAGAGCAAGAACCCGATGCCCCGCTTTCCCATCGAGGAGAACGACGGTCGGCCGCCACGGATCAACTCCCGGGTCATCAGGGAGATGCCCACCAAAAAGGAGGTGGTCGAGGCGCAGGGAACAGACTCCGAGTCGAGGGCGCGGAATCGCCGGATGTTCGGATCGCTGCTGGGAACCCTGCAGAAGTTTTGCCAGGAGGAGTCGCGACTGAAGAGCAAGGAGGACAAGAAGGCAGAGATCGACAGGAAGGTGGAAAAGCAGGAACTGCAGGAGAGAGCCTTGCTGAGGAAACAGCGAGAAACGCTATATTTGGACAGGAAAAAGAAGCAATTCGAGATCCGCAGATTGGAGTACAAAATGGCCAGAATGAGGGACTTCAAGGCCTGGGAAGCAACCATGTCGTATGCGAAGAATCACATTAGAACCAAAACGAAACCACACCTGTTCTTCCGGCCCAAACAGCATTCCGCTCGAACGGAAAAGCTTTTGAGTAAAAGCAAAAGCGAGGCTGATGTCTTCATAGAATGCAGACGGGAAGAATTAGAAGTCGAGCTGAAAAACTTGGAGAGCATGAATTTTGGGAAGATCGACGACGATAATGTAATGGACGAAAGCTTCTATGAAGAGCCTGACGACGAAGATCCGATGGATAAGA cTTCATTATATGGTAAATGA
- the LOC108062846 gene encoding putative polyketide hydroxylase: MCACPCSGGSRPPQTKDPDSCPAPGAGNGGGGGGRGGGAGAAPNQKRQPCGPKPCGGTQCKKCGKGGKGGPGGKGGPGGKGGPNSRNGPGGGSGGPGGPLGLRAPPDNRGPAALGLAALLFAVGVFLTVRLGIVANEIG; the protein is encoded by the coding sequence ATGTGCGCGTGTCCCTGTTCCGGAGGGAGTAGACCACCTCAGACCAAAGACCCCGATTCTTGCCCAGCTCCAGGTGCGGGTAATGGAGGCGGTGGCGGTGGTCGTGGCGGTGGTGCCGGTGCTGCTCCCAACCAGAAGCGTCAACCCTGTGGTCCCAAGCCTTGCGGCGGAACTCAATGCAAGAAATGCGGAAAGGGTGGCAAAGGCGGCCCTGGAGGAAAGGGCGGCCCTGGGGGCAAAGGTGGCCCCAACAGCAGAAACGGACCAGGCGGTGGCTCCGGAGGACCCGGTGGACCTTTGGGTCTAAGGGCGCCACCGGATAATCGAGGTCCAGCGGCTCTGGGATTAGCTGCTCTGCTCTTTGCCGTCGGGGTCTTTCTTACAGTAAGACTGGGCATCGTGGCCAATGAAATCGGATGA
- the side-VII gene encoding nephrin, whose protein sequence is MELLLLFMLALQLIETSNGSKDVPVHQIESLVGENIYLPCNVTTYDGDEPVLVLWYRDDKGTPIYSIDIRAGVSKAPKRWSDESVFGDRAYFIFDKEPGKLSIQNTQASDSGTYRCRVDFLKAQTINSRIRLNVISPPKQVIIRDSSNVERSTVVGPYSEGDIVSLKCQVIGGYPTPTISWYRDGLEIPCELAHLAGGKIIECEITLPSLGREDLNSRLTCRALSHPRAPIVEAVVQIDMNFAPLNIRLLGAHQPLSAGRRYDLLCQSAGSRPPAVITWWQNGIRLEKTTETTSSDGNQTTSTLSISLSKSDEGKYLSCKAYNHAVPSEPLEDGWKLDIQYVPEAYVRLGTSLDPSTLREGTDVYFDCLVVAHPNVFRIEWRHNEQPLSHNISQGVIISNHSLVLQGVTRATAGNYSCVGFNAEGEGISAPFPLNILYAPTCAQSQKKVYGIAKQEDAKVMCTVDANPREVEFSWTFNNSAESIDVATNHIMRSGTTSIVTYTPITELDYGTLLCLASNKIGKQRIPCVFHIIAAGRPEKVHNCTVNNISMTSLTVTCSDGFNGGLPQNFNLELLDSYTQEIKANITSTIPKFTVPGLSPGSIYRLNIYAFNTKGRSDPAVVNAAMLRMPEKQLTSEQTHNLRAELLFSPVMSLTIGLTLAVLVAVLAIILALRIPCTATSRRRQKELSNENISRDESPGPSDKSSGSKEVDDCDEKNPDVVPESVEPDEQAESIRKRQQISTIETNRSPNRGIFVNEQQHLTAAEISLRASHGIGYCTLRSGMHAQAQSSVGEISINVTPHVYSNSISQCTLPRQSSQNVWNNYNCNITGARPTSTFHQLTFPQGRVNVNGHNPTQPQLHGHAPSPSLASNSSMASSSNTLPQPHPHGRTIALHHMNQAQCGRVCIGIASDGIHSAEQNLSDDEVTVQTPLMIKRDSTV, encoded by the exons atGGAGTTATTGCTGCTATTTATGTTAGCACTGCAACTTATAGAAACCAGCAACGGAAGTAAGGATG TACCAGTTCACCAAATCGAATCTCTGGTTGGTGAAAATATTTACCTTCCATGCAATGTAACAACATATGATGGTGATGAACCTGTGTTGGTTTTATGGTACCGAGATGATAAAGGTACTCCCATATACAG CATCGACATTCGAGCGGGAGTGTCCAAAGCACCAAAAAGATGGTCTGACGAGTCTGTTTTCGGGGATAGagcttattttatatttgacaaGGAAccaggcaaattgtcaattcaaAATACGCAAGCATCCGACTCCGGAACTTATAGATGCCGAGTCGACTTCCTGAAAGCACAGACTATAAATAGCCGCATTAGGCTCAATGTCATAT CTCCACCAAAACAAGTTATTATTCGAGACAGCTCCAATGTTGAGCGTTCTACGGTGGTGGGACCATACAGCGAAGGCGACATTGTATCATTGAAATGTCAAGTAATTGGAG gctACCCAACTCCCACTATCAGTTGGTATCGAGATGGTCTAGAAATTCCATGTGAATTAGCTCACTTGGCAGGAGGGAAAATAATCGAGTGCGAAATCACACTTCCATCTCTGGGTCGAGAGGATCTTAACTCCCGGCTCACCTGCCGAGCATTAAGTCATCCCAGGGCACCCATCGTCGAAGCAGTAGTTCAAATTGATATGAAct tTGCCCCTTTAAACATTCGACTATTAGGGGCACATCAGCCTTTGTCTGCGGGACGAAGATACGATCTACTGTGCCAAAGTGCTGGCTCCAGACCGCCTGCCGTAATTACTTGGTGGCAAAATGGCATACGGCTGGAAAAGACCACTGAAACT ACTTCAAGCGATGGAAACCAGACAACGAGCACTCTCTCAATCAGTCTAAGTAAATCAGATGAGGGGAAATATTTATCATGCAAGGCCTACAACCATGCTGTACCCTCGGAACCTTTGGAAGATGGCTGGAAACTGGACATACAAT ATGTCCCTGAAGCATATGTTCGTCTGGGAACATCTCTAGATCCCAGTACTTTGCGGGAAGGTACAGACGTGTACTTCGATTGTCTGGTTGTGGCTCATCCAAATGTTTTTCGCATCGAATGGCGTCATAAC GAACAACCTCTGTCGCACAACATTTCACAAGGCGTCATCATAAGTAACCACTCCTTAGTTCTACAAGGTGTAACGAGGGCCACTGCCGGAAACTATTCTTGTGTCGGTTTTAATGCCGAAGGAGAGGGAATCAGTGCTCCTTTTCCTCTTAATATCCTAT ACGCCCCCACGTGTGCACAGAGTCAGAAGAAAGTGTACGGGATAGCAAAACAGGAGGATGCAAAGGTCATGTGCACCGTGGATGCGAATCCGCGAGAGGTTGAATTTAGTTGGACATTTAATAATTCTGCCGAAAGCATCGATGTGGCCACAAATCATATTATGCGCTCGG gCACCACATCCATTGTTACATACACTCCCATAACAGAATTGGATTATGGAACCCTTTTGTGTTTGGCGTCAAACAAAATTGGTAAACAGCGAATACCATGTGTCTTCCATATTATAGCTGCCG GGCGACCGGAAAAAGTACATAATTGTACGGTAAACAATATATCTATGACATCCTTAACGGTGACTTGTAGTGATGGTTTCAACGGCGGTTTGCCCCAAAATTTTAACCTGGAACTCCTTGACTCGTACACACAA gaAATCAAAGCCAACATTACATCGACTATTCCTAAGTTTACGGTGCCGGGATTAAGTCCGGGAAGTATTTATAGGTTAAATATCTACGCATTCAACACGAAAGGTCGATCTGATCCAGCAGTAGTCAATGCGGCCATGCTGCGAATGCCGGAAAAACAACTAACCTCGGAACAAA CCCATAACCTTCGTGCAGAGCTATTATTTTCGCCCGTGATGTCACTTACAATTGGCTTAACCCTTGCTGTGCTGGTCGCAGTGTTGGCTATTATTTTAGCACTTCGAATACCCTGCACCGCCACATCAAGAAGGCGTCAGAAGGAGCTCTCCAACGAGAATATTTCCAGAGATGAATCGCCGGGTCCGAGCGACAAGAGTTCTGGTAGCAAGGAAGTGGACGATTGTGACGAAAAGAATCCGGATGTGGTACCTGAATCCGTTGAACCTGATGAGCAG GCCGAAAGCATTAGGAAAAGGCAGCAGATATCAACGATTGAAACGAATCGCAGTCCCAACCGAGGAATTTTCGTGAATGAGCAACAACATTTGACGGCAGCCGAGATTTCCTTGCGAGCCTCCCATGGAATTGGTTACTGCACCCTGCGGAGCGGAATGCACGCCCAGGCCCAGAGTTCGGTGGGAGAAATATCAATT AACGTAACTCCACACGTCTACTCCAACTCGATATCGCAATGCACTCTGCCGCGCCAGTCATCGCAGAATGTGTGGAATAACTACAACTGCAACATCACCGGGGCGAGACCGACCTCGACGTTCCACCAGCTGACCTTTCCCCAGGGCAGGGTCAATGTCAACGGCCACAACCCCACGCAGCCACAACTCCATGGACACGCGCCCTCGCCATCGCTGGCGTCCAACAGCTCCATGGCCTCGTCGTCGAACACCTTGCCCCAGCCGCATCCCCACGGCAGAACCATCGCCCTGCACCACATGAACCAGGCCCAGTGCGGCCGGGTCTGCATCGGAATCGCCAGCGATGGCATCCACTCCGCCGAGCAAAACCTTTCCGACGACGAGGTCACCGTCCAAACTCCATTAATGATAAAGCGCGACAGCACCGTATGA
- the LOC108062847 gene encoding CLIP domain-containing serine protease B4 — MRHLELFALLICILRLSGDRGASACHCIRLGKCAPFARLLLHHGPGEQSAVFAKVHAASCGFQGLEPLVCCPTSRKQHRDESSSAKASRKMRFAPPQDRWIWDDGGDSKGASRHSDFLLAETHVHDYWNFEEQRNCPQPVEPEFFDRRFGGGHHFHYHVEHEEQDATSPRPAPKDKPIIFPGDLRFLRQGEQDDPNFSLEEGPPLAPFTTSTPTPLVTASLTTSIPPLVIRDDPQEFGISVESRLLGGEQATNGQYPWLARIAYRNRSSSRISFRCSGSLISSNHIVTAAHCVVNLVSDLELSHIRLGNDGGSNTFAIERVMVHPSYDQPRYSNDIALLRINSTNGLFTPICLPLNGSTTLGMRLIGQTGVAAGWSTGNPENNGPINSSNSSSGVRFIRLPIVNTTTCAIAYASLSENFQQPIVITPSHLCAQGMPMNDVCRGDSGGPFMDDGTSGLLGTRGRHTLIGIVAFGPTLCGVTTIPGVYTLVSSFSDWILQSINGETDQ, encoded by the exons ATGCGGCACCTAGAACTCTTTGCCCTGCTGATCTGCATCCTGCGGCTGAGTG GGGATCGCGGAGCCTCCGCCTGCCACTGCATCCGCCTGGGCAAATGTGCGCCCTTTGCCCGCCTCCTGCTGCATCACGGTCCCGGCGAGCAGTCCGCCGTGTTTGCCAAAGTCCACGCGGCCAGTTGTGGCTTCCAAGGTCTCGAGCCGCTCGTCTGCTGTCCCACCTCCCGCAAGCAGCACCGCGATGAGTCATCCTCGGCCAAGGCAAGTCGCAAGATGCGTTTTGCTCCGCCCCAAGATCGTTGGATTTGGGATGATGGCGGTGATAGCAAGGGCGCAAGTCGGCACTCGGACTTTCTGTTGGCGGAGACCCATGTGCACGACTACTGGAACTTCGAGGAGCAACGCAACTGCCCGCAGCCTGTGGAGCCAGAGTTCTTCGACCGGCGATTCGGTGGCGGCCACCACTTTCACTATCATGTGGAGCATGAGGAACAGGATGCTACTTCACCTCGACCCGCTCCCAAGGATAAGCCGATTATCTTTCCCGGAGACCTACGCTTCCTGCGGCAGGGAGAGCAGGATGATCCTAACTTCAGTTTAGAGGAAGGTCCTCCACTGGCACCTTTTACCACAAGTACACCTACTCCATTGGTCACTGCTTCTCTGACCACATCAATACCACCTCTTGTGATACGAGATGACCCACAAGAATTTGGAATAAGTGTGGAGAGCAGACTGCTGGGAGGAGAACAGGCCACTAATGGACAATACCCCTGGCTGGCCAGGATCGCCTATCGCAACCGAA GCAGCAGCAGGATTAGCTTTCGCTGCTCGGGATCCCTCATCTCCAGCAACCACATCGTGACTGCCGCCCATTGTGTGGTCAACCTAGTCAGCGACTTGGAACT GTCCCATATACGATTGGGTAATGACGGTGGATCAAACACCTTTGCCATCGAGAGGGTTATGGTGCATCCTAGCTACGATCAGCCGAGATACTCAAACGATATTGCCCTTCTAAGAATCAATAGCACTAATG GACTCTTCACACCCATATGCTTACCCTTGAACGGGTCTACTACCCTCGGAATGAGGTTGATAGGACAAACGGGAGTTGCTGCCGGTTGGAGTACAGGAAATCCGGAAA ACAATGGCCCAATAAACTCTTCCAACTCCTCCTCCGGTGTGCGCTTCATCCGTTTACCTATAGTAAACACCACCACCTGCGCCATCGCATATGCTAGTCTCAGCGAGAACTTCCAGCAGCCCATTGTGATCACACCGAGTCATCTGTGCGCCCAGGGAATGCCCATGAATGACGTGTGCCGCGGCGATAGCGGTGGCCCCTTCATGGACGACGGAACCTCCGGTTTGCTAGGGACACGTGGACGCCACACGCTCATCGGCATCGTGGCCTTTGGACCCACGCTGTGCGGCGTGACCACCATTCCGGGGGTCTACACCCTGGTCAGTAGCTTCTCCGATTGGATTCTGCAAAGCATTAACGGAGAGACGGACCAGTGA
- the FoxP gene encoding forkhead box protein P4 isoform X1, translating into MHRIHDDEYPEDVKDSDFKGSVQKEISVKSRHQISIPDICSDAVKNNCFPPTGFLNNSIAFASHVVKCSSPASSIDESSSTAQHESNPHMHIQGQHMMAPVPDLGFYNVPEFISEQEKLMFSDAERFLRSKDNEVCSNDFSYMHDEFAMRKYYHPLFAHGICRWPGCEMDLEDITSFVKHLNTEHGLDDRSTAQARVQMQVVSQLESHLQKERDRLQAMMHHLYLSKQLLSPTKIDRKDVPGRDGKFCRSPLTINSIGRPIRQTNSPSPLNLPTVNSTNLCSIKKRSHDKNSFSINGGLPYMLERAGLDVQQEIHRNREFYKNADVRPPFTYASLIRQSIIDSPDKQLTLNEIYNWFQNTFCYFRRNAATWKNAIRTNLSLHKCFVRYEDDFGSFWMVDDNEFVKRRHLSRGRPRKYDPSSSPNSCQSGNGVSTDKNPCDNCPQHCSSLTPGSENPLDPNNPNDIGRIGCLPFCGSDGLSKVSKDYSNIDSGMVESNSHLAMDEYSTNMYESSANEHNR; encoded by the exons ATGCATCGGATACATGATGACGAATATCCCGAAGATGTTAAGGATTCCGACTTTAAGGGATCAGTTCAGAAGGAAATATCGGTGAAGTCGCGTCATCAAATTTCCATACCAGATATTTGCTCAGATGCCGTTAAGAATAACTGTTTTCCGCCGACAGGCTTTCTGAATAACTCGATCGCCTTTGCCTCTCACGTAGTCAAGTGCAGTTCCCCGGCCTCGAGCATAGATGAATCCTCATCGACGGCTCAGCACGAATCCAATCCCCACATGCACATACAGGGTCAACATATGATGGCTCCCGTTCCCGATCTTGGGTTCTACAATGTTCCCGAGTTCATTTCGGAACAGGAAAAGCTCATGTTTTCCGATGCCGAAAGGTTTTTAAGGTCAAAAGATAATGAAGTGTGCAGCAATGACTTTAGCTATATGCATGACGAGTTCGCCATGCGCAAGTACTATCATCCTCTATTTGCACATGGCATATGCCGTTGGCCCGGTTGCGAAATGGATTTGGAAGATATCACATCATTTGTCAA ACATCTGAATACTGAGCACGGCTTGGATGATCGATCGACCGCTCAAGCTCGAGTTCAAATGCAAGTAGTCTCCCAGCTGGAATCCCACCTTCAAAAGGAACGAGATCGCTTGCAGGCCATGATGCATCACTTGTATTTATCTAAGCAACTTTTATCACCCACCAAAATAGACAGGAAG GACGTTCCCGGAAGAGATGGAAAGTTTTGCCGAAGTCCGCTCACAATAAATAGCATAGGTCGACCCATCCGCCAAACCAATTCTCCGAGCCCGCTTAATCTTCCAACGGTAAACTCCACCAACTTATGCTCCATCAAAAAAAGAAGCCACGACAAAAACTCATTTTCCATAAATGGTG GTTTACCCTATATGCTTGAAAGAGCAGGACTTGATGTACAGCAGG AGATTCATCGAAATAgagaattttacaaaaatgctGATGTACGACCGCCTTTTACTTATGCTTCCCTCATAAGAcag TCCATTATCGACTCCCCTGATAAGCAGCTAACCCTTAACGAAATTTATAATTGGTTCCAAAATACCTTTTGCTATTTCCGGCGTAACGCAGCTACGTGGAAG aatGCGATACGTACGAATCTATCATTGCACAAGTGCTTCGTACGTTATGAAGATGACTTTGGCTCGTTTTGGATGGTCGACGATAATGAGTTTGTCAAGAGGCGGCACTTGTCGAGAGGGCGGCCTCGAAAATATGATCCCTCCTCCTCCCCAAATTCGTGCCAATCTGGCAATGGTGTGTCTACTGACAAAAATCCCTGCGACAATTGTCCCCAACATTGCTCGAGTTTGACCCCGGGGTCTGAAAATCCCCTAGATCCGAACAATCCAAATGATATCGGGCGAATTGGTTGTCTTCCGTTTTGCGGAAGTGATGGTTTAAGTAAGGTGTCCAAGGACTATAGCAATATTGATTCGGGTATGGTCGAAAGTAACAGCCATTTAGCAATGGATGAGTACTCTACTAACATGTACGAGAGTAGTGCCAATGAGCATAATCGATAA